A region of Rhodohalobacter barkolensis DNA encodes the following proteins:
- a CDS encoding sugar-transfer associated ATP-grasp domain-containing protein — protein MIKRILSGNMSLKEHVKSAFNYSTRSRGAKKAWKKRHGIVFDKHPEYREEATKVKEKAHREYWSDFQSTFRPDTLRICEAISGDADPKIIPEEIFQADIEPSLNRIPEAHYLGNKSLYNRWFSEGIFPKDYLHNIDGELLDTNYNSVKPENLKELAEQFHYPAILKPNMDSWGGNAIHFVENSEELLTKIKEKKNFVVQERITQNEIQSRLHPPSLNTVRVYLYKSVIDNKTHIVNIAQRMGNGGALDNVASGGLISLVRENGRLHGYALDRYGQKFKTHPVTGLAFDQALPEFKKLKNLALEVGSKMFQLRVVGLDLCYDSSGSWRIIEINTKGHSIRFSQYPGQPFFGEFMDEVKQYCIERHWSRK, from the coding sequence ATGATTAAGAGAATACTATCCGGAAACATGTCGTTGAAAGAGCATGTTAAAAGTGCTTTTAACTACAGCACAAGAAGCAGAGGAGCAAAAAAAGCGTGGAAAAAGAGACATGGTATTGTGTTTGACAAACACCCGGAGTATAGAGAAGAAGCAACAAAAGTAAAAGAGAAGGCTCACCGGGAATACTGGTCGGATTTCCAATCCACCTTCAGGCCTGATACGCTGCGAATCTGCGAGGCGATTTCTGGTGACGCCGATCCCAAAATTATTCCGGAAGAGATCTTTCAGGCCGATATAGAGCCAAGCCTGAACAGGATACCCGAAGCGCACTATTTGGGGAACAAGAGCCTCTATAACCGTTGGTTTTCAGAAGGGATTTTTCCCAAAGATTACCTTCACAACATTGACGGAGAGCTTCTGGATACAAACTACAACAGCGTGAAACCGGAAAATCTAAAAGAGCTGGCGGAGCAGTTTCACTACCCGGCTATTCTGAAGCCGAATATGGACTCCTGGGGCGGGAATGCCATACACTTTGTTGAGAACAGTGAAGAGCTGCTCACTAAAATTAAAGAGAAAAAAAACTTTGTGGTGCAGGAAAGGATTACGCAGAACGAAATCCAAAGCAGATTACACCCCCCGAGTCTCAACACGGTACGGGTCTATCTATATAAGTCTGTAATCGATAATAAGACACATATTGTGAATATTGCACAGCGAATGGGTAACGGGGGTGCGCTGGACAACGTGGCCTCCGGGGGGCTGATCTCCCTTGTCAGGGAGAATGGGAGGCTACACGGATACGCGCTCGACCGGTACGGGCAAAAATTTAAAACTCATCCCGTTACGGGTCTGGCTTTCGACCAGGCACTGCCTGAATTTAAAAAATTGAAAAACCTTGCATTGGAAGTCGGATCCAAAATGTTCCAGCTCCGAGTGGTTGGCCTTGACCTCTGCTACGATAGCAGCGGATCATGGAGGATTATTGAGATCAACACCAAAGGGCACAGTATCCGGTTTTCACAGTATCCGGGCCAGCCTTTTTTCGGAGAGTTTATGGATGAGGTAAAGCAATATTGCATAGAACGACATTGGTCAAGAAAATAG
- a CDS encoding sugar-transfer associated ATP-grasp domain-containing protein, whose amino-acid sequence MDRYDFLARSISRVKISIGSVCTGVQNTLSHKISRVNANHLRSEVVKFRNGKQIINTKLKKRIKEYSSSQFGTPDYWPWLAYYTEMRGEFLEGWLPIDYYRFRLLPKWNQLSEVSLYKTFDYQLFGDFAVKPIAVKISGQWYNSDYEPLSKDHLSERLKDYGHEVVIKTDGGRGGHDTQFVSTDEFNTDLLDVNSNFVIQPAIKQHEEMALFSGNSVNTIRIITFRTDEGPLKPVLTYIRFGRGESRVDNTSSGGLYANIDSSGYICSDAYRGMGLITEAKHPEHGFTYQGMKIPGFAKAVESCVAAHKKFPFTRIIGWDVCVEATGEVRLLEWNARRPLIWTLEPLFGPHFKGLI is encoded by the coding sequence ATGGATAGATACGATTTTTTAGCGAGATCGATTAGCAGAGTAAAAATTTCTATCGGCTCAGTTTGTACAGGGGTTCAGAATACATTAAGCCATAAGATTTCAAGGGTTAATGCAAACCACCTTCGGAGCGAGGTTGTGAAGTTTCGCAATGGAAAACAAATTATAAATACTAAATTAAAGAAAAGAATAAAGGAATACTCATCAAGCCAATTTGGAACACCCGACTACTGGCCGTGGCTGGCATATTATACAGAAATGAGAGGGGAGTTTTTGGAAGGGTGGTTACCGATTGACTACTATCGGTTTCGTTTGCTTCCCAAATGGAATCAATTAAGTGAAGTAAGTTTGTACAAAACCTTTGATTATCAGCTGTTCGGTGATTTCGCGGTAAAGCCGATTGCGGTAAAAATTTCAGGGCAGTGGTACAATTCTGACTATGAACCGCTTTCTAAAGATCATTTATCTGAAAGATTAAAGGATTACGGACATGAAGTTGTCATAAAAACCGATGGAGGCCGGGGCGGGCACGATACACAATTTGTGTCCACAGATGAATTTAACACGGATCTATTGGATGTAAACTCTAACTTTGTTATACAGCCGGCCATTAAACAGCATGAAGAGATGGCACTATTTTCGGGCAATTCTGTAAACACGATCAGGATTATCACTTTCAGGACAGATGAGGGCCCTTTGAAACCTGTTTTGACTTATATAAGGTTTGGGCGGGGTGAATCAAGAGTGGATAATACCAGTTCGGGAGGTTTATATGCAAATATTGACTCTTCCGGTTACATCTGTTCTGATGCCTACCGAGGAATGGGACTTATTACAGAAGCGAAACATCCCGAACATGGTTTTACCTATCAGGGGATGAAAATTCCCGGTTTTGCCAAAGCCGTGGAGAGTTGTGTGGCCGCCCACAAAAAGTTCCCATTCACAAGAATCATAGGGTGGGATGTATGTGTAGAAGCCACGGGTGAAGTACGGTTACTTGAGTGGAATGCGAGGAGGCCATTGATCTGGACTCTGGAACCACTCTTTGGCCCGCACTTTAAAGGCTTAATTTGA